The following is a genomic window from Lysinibacillus sp. G4S2.
TTTACAATTGCTGCTGGATTAGGCGCTATAGCGGGTGTCATGATTGCCCCACTGACAGATGCAACATATGAAATGGGCTTTTTTCTCGGTATAAAAGGTTTTGTAGCAATGATTTTCGGTGGAATGCACAGCATACCTGGAGCTGTTGCAGGCGGATTACTATTGGGCGTCATTGAAGCATTTTCGGGCGGATACATCTCTACTTATTATACGGATGCATTGGCATTTGGTTTCTTATTGCTCGTTTTATTTTTCAGACCACAAGGCTTGTTTACAAAGGCAACTGGAGAACGTGTTTAGAGGGGGGATTTATAGTGGAGAAAGTAGAAACGATTTTATATGGAAGGCGCTGGAAAAGTTTTTTAGGATTTATTGCATTGATTTTGTTATTACCACTGGTTGTAAGTTCGCAATACGTATTTACGCTTTTGATTTTAATCGGGATTTATTGCATCATCACCATTGGTCTAAGTTTACTTATAGGTTACGCCGGACAAATTTCGATAGGACACGCTGCATTTGTCGGAATAGGCGCTTATGTTTCCGGTGTCTTAACAGTTAAATATAGCGTATCACCTTGGATTGCGATGGGAATTGGAATGGTCGCGACGTTCATCATTGCTTATTTGATAGGAATGCAAGTTTTAAAACTAAAAGGTCATATTTTGGCATTGGCTACAATTGCGATTAACGTCATTGTATACATTTTATTGGTGGGGCTAAGTGATTATACAGGGGGAGCTGGTGGTTTAGTCGGTATTCCAAATTTATCATTACTGGGACTGGATTTAGGAAACCAAGTGAACTTCTACTTCTTTGTTTGGAGTATTGTCTTTGTTGTTATCTTGTTTTCTACTAATATTATTCGTTCGAGTGTTGGGAGGATATTACGAAGCATTCATGATAGTGAAATTGGAACGGAGACACTAGGTGTCAATGTAACAAAATATAAAGTAGCTATTTTCGCATTAAGTGCTGTGTATGCTTCATTGGCGGGGAGTCTGTACGCGCATTACATTAATTTTATCGCACCGCCAACATTTTATATTTCATTTTCAATTTTACTTCTTGTAATGGTGATGGTCGGTGGTGTCCATTCCATTTGGGGAGCAATTATCGGAACGGCTTCTATTATGTTTTTAAATGAAGTAATTCGTTTTGTAGGGCATACGTATTTCAATATTAATGGTGAAGTCGAAATCGTAGTGTATGGTTTAATCATAATACTTGTTATGATCTTCATGCCTAAAGGATTGGTTGGAATACTAGACGTCAGGAAAATATCACCTGTTAGAAGTTCTATAAAGAAAGATGTAACTATTGAGAAAAATGTTGCTTCTGAGAAAGGGGTCTAGATATGGGCAATTTACTCCAAGTAAATGGTTTAACGAAAAAGTTCGGTGGAGTGACAGCGGTGAATGATGTTAGCTTTCATGTCGGTGAAGGAGAAATTGTCGCTGTTATCGGCCCTAATGGAGCGGGTAAAACGACATTGTTTAATATGATTTCTTCATACATTCAACCGACAGACGGAGAAGTTCTTTTTAAAGGAAAAAAAATCTCAGGAAGGAAAATTTTTGATTTAGCTCACCTTGGAATCTCCAGGACGTTTCAAAACTTGCAAATTTTCAGTAATATGACGGTTTTGGAAAACGTGATGATGGGGACTTCAGTGAATATAAAAACGAATGTTTTTAGTGCTGGATTCCGTCTTCCAACGGTAAAAAGAGATGAAGAATATGCATTTAAAGCAGCTTATGAAGTATTAACGATGATGGAGATGAGTGATCTATTACATGAACAAGCTGGACAACTATCTTATGGATTGCAAAAGAAGTTGGAGTTCGCACGGGCAATTGTTTACAAACCAGAGCTCATCATGTTGGACGAGCCTATGGCAGGCCTGAATGATGCCGAGACAAATACAATGGCAGGATATATTAGTGATTTAAAGGAAAAAGGACATTCGTTTTTATTTGTAGAGCATAAAATGGCGACAATTATGCAACTTGCTGATCGGATTGTGGTTCTTGATTTCGGGGCTAAGATTGCGGAAGGTACCCCTGATGAAATACAGAAAAATGAAAAGGTAATTAGTGCTTATTTAGGAGAGGAGGCAATTTAATGTTCAAAGTTGAAAGTCTTAGTTCACGTATCGGGAAGATTCAAATTTTACATTCGCTCGACTTTCATGTGGACAAAGGAGAAATTGTATCCATTATTGGTGCTAATGGCGCTGGGAAAAGTACGTTATTAAATACATTAGCGGGCATTTACACACCAGTCGAAGGAAAAGTAATACTTCAAGATGATTTGATTAGTGGTCTCCCTGCCCACAAAATAGTTGGGAAAGGTTTATGTCTTGTCCCAGAAGGACGTCAAGTTTTTCCGGGACACACCGTAAAGGAAAACCTAACGTTAGGGATTTACTCGAAATACTATAAAGACCGGAAACATGTTGAGGAGAATTTGGAAAAAATGCTGAATTTATTTCCAGGATTGAAAAAACATTATCATAGGATTGGTGGGAATTTGAGTGGCGGGGAGCAGCAGATGCTTGCGATTGGACGTGCGCTCATGTCTGATCCTAAAATAATTCTACTAGATGAGCCATCGATGGGGTTAGCGCCAAAAATAGTGAATGAAATTTTGGAGATTTTAGTGCGAATTAAAGAAGAAATGGGAACAATGGTCATTTTAGTAGAACAAAATGTTAAAGCAGCGTTAAAAGTGGCTGATCGTGCATACGTAATGGATCAAGGAAAATTCATAATGGATGGCACGAATGAAGAAATTAGTTCGAATCCCGAAGTGAAATCAGCATATCTAGGCATAAAGGTAGGGTAAGTGAACGAATTGTTTTGACAAAAAATTGGGGGAGTGGAGGGTTTGTATGAAAAAATTTTTAAAGGGTAAACTAGTTGCTATTTTATCTTTAGTTTTTATATTAGTTGTTGCGGGATGTGGAATTGAGAATGCAGAGGAGGCAAGCGGGAAGAAAAATGAGGAAGGAGTTATAAAAATTGGTGTGATTGTAGCTGAAACAGGTCCAGCATCAACACTTGGTAGCGCACAAGCAAAGACTGTGGAGTTACTACAAAAACAATTAGATGAAGCAGGGCCAATTGATGGTAAGAAAATTCAGCTTATCAAACAAGACTATGAAACGAATGATACAAAAGCGGTAGTCGCGATGGATAAATTAATTTCAGAAGATGTTGTAGCGGTTATTGGAGCGACTCAATCGAGTACTACGATGGCCATTATACCAAAAGCAATTGAGAAAAAACTACCATTACTTACAATTGCACCGATTGAATCGGAAAGTGAGTATGTATATAGCATGGCACAAAGCACAACTGTCATTGCAATGCCGATTGTTGAATATTTAAAGAAGAATAATATTAAAAACGTAGCGTGGGTAAATGCTTCTGACGGCTTCGGAGTAACTGGTAAGCCAGCATTTGAAGCGTTGGCTAAGGAAAATGGCATCGAGATTATTGCTCATGAAGAGTTCGATGCTACAGCTACAGATATGACAATTCAATTGACAAAAGTTCGTAAAAAGGATCCTGAAGCGATCATCGTTTGGTCGAGAACACCTGGCGCTGGAATTATCGCTCGTAATTTTAAAGCAATGAATTTCGACATTCCGATGATTCAAAGTACTGCTGCTGCAAACCAAGGATTCTTGGAACAAGTGAAGGATAACAATGAAAACATTATGGTCGTTGGTAGTAAACTAAGTGTTATCGATCAATTGCCAGATTCGGATCAAAAAGAAATGCTAAAGGCATTCAGTGATGCATATAAAAAAGAATTTAATAGTGAACCGGACTTATTTGCTGCGCATCTTTTGGACGGTGTAAATGTTGTCGTAAAAGCGATTAAAGCAGGAAATGTAACATCTGAAGATATTCATACTTATTTACAAAACGATTTAGGAAAATACTTAGGGGCTACGGGAACTTTTGATTTTGGTGTATCACAAGCAAGCCCTGAGCCTGATGGAATATCTGTTTTAAGTATTGAAAATAATGATTGGAAATTTACTGAGTAAATAAAGAGACCAATAACATTAAATATTGATATAGGTAGGTCTCTTGTCTTTTACGCGAAAGCGATTTATCTATTGTAATATGAAAGAACATATTTAAACATCGTAACTTACAACAGAAAAGCTGAACCGGAGCTACCTCCAGTTCAGCTTTTTTGTATTTATTATTGTAATAGAAAAAGATATTCGTAATGTGAAATGATCTATTTTGAGATGGAGGATGACTTGAATAAAGGATTTTTGGCAGTTTGAAGGATCATGAATTTATATAAAGGATTTCAAAGGTAACAGTTATGAATGGAAAGTAAGATATTCATATAATTTGATGAAAGAAGATGTCTTTTTCCTACACTATGTAGATACAACGTAAATTATTGTCTGTATATAATGAAAATATAGAAAAAAGTTAGGAGAGATTAATAATGATGATTAAAACAATTGGTGTAGTTGGCGCTGGTTCTATGGGTGCAGGTATTGCAAATCTTGCCGCACTGAATGGCTTTAACGTAGTTTTGCGAGATATTAAAGATAGTTATTTAGAAGGGGCCATGGCTCGAATTAATAAATTTATGTCAAAAAGTGTTGAGCGAGGGAAAATGACTGAAGAGCAAAAGCAGGAAACACTTTCGCGCATCCAGACAACTACAAAGCTTGAAGATTTGAAAGATGTCGATGTTGTTATTGAAGCAGTTCTTGAAGATCTGGATTTAAAGAAAGAGGTATTCTCACAGCTTGATGAAATTGTTAGAGAAGATGTCATAATAACTACGAATACATCATCCATGTCCATAACAGAAATTGCGGCTACAACGAAACGTCCGGACCGTGTCGCAGGTATGCATTTTTTCAACCCTGCACAATTAATGAAACTGGTAGAAATCGTACGCGGTTACGAAACGAGTGATGATACGGTGTCTGCTTTGAAAGCGCTATCAGTTCAACTGAAGAAAGAAGTTGTGGAAGTCAAAAAAGATACGCCTGGATTCATTGTCAACCGCATTATGATTCCTCAGTTTATCGAGGCGATTCGTCTTTTAGAAGAAGGTGTAGCATCTGCAGAAGATATTGATAAAGCAGTGAAATTTGGGTTGAACTACCCTATGGGACCGTTCGAATTACAAGACTATGCTGGTGTCGATATCGGCTACCATGTAATGGAATATTTCAACAATGAATTTAACGATCCACGCTTTGCACCACCTTTACTAATGAAACAAATGATGAGAGCTGGTCGTTTCGGTAAGAAATCAGGAGCAGGATTTTACGATTATGAGGAAAAAAAGGAGCTGGTGAAAAAATGATATATAAATCTTTGTTAGTGGAAGTTGAAAATAATATAGCTACAATAACGATTAACCGTCCACCTGTAAATCCACTAAATACTCAAGTGTTCAATGAGTTATCTGATGTGTTCAGTAAGTTGGATGAAGAGGATGATGTTCGGGCAATTGTTTTAACTGGCAGTGGTGAAAAAGCATTTGTTGCTGGTGCAGATATTTCCGAAATGGCGGGATTGGATCTTGTCGGAATCAATAAGATGAATAAAGTATCTAGATCAGTATTCACACAAATAGAAAATTCAACTAAGCCAGTCATAGCAGCGTTGAATGGAATGGCACTTGGTGGTGGACTAGAACTTGCTCTGGTGTGTGACTTACGTATTAGCACTGAAAAAGCAAAGTTCGCATTTCCAGAAGTAGGTCTTGGAATTATTCCTGGCGGAGGAGGCACTCAACGTTTACCTAAAATTGTTGGGCAGGGGATAGCGAAAGAACTCCTCTATTTTGGAGAAATGTTCGATGCTGTTCGTGCACTTGAACTGGGTATTGTAAATAAAGTTGTGCCAGCTGAAGAAGTTATACCTGTTGCAAAAGAATGGTCAAAAAAACTTGCTCAAAAGCCACCAGTTGCCCTGCAAATGGTAAAACAGGCCGTCAATGCCGGAAGTAATACGGATATCGAGTCTGGGTTAATCATTGAAGCAGCATGTTTCGGTAATGCATTTTCCACAGAAGATCGAAAAGAAGGGTTGAATGCATTCGTTGAGAAGAGAAAGCCAGTTTATATTGGTCGTTAATAAAATTAATAGAAAACGTTCATATACAAAGTCACCAGGTTCTTCATTTTCTACAAAACTTTAGTAGGGAAGACAGTGAATGATCAGATTTCTAGATGGAGGGAGTGAAAGAAAGTGTTGATAGAAGAAATGGAGACAAATAGCTTCTTATCTGGAAGTATTGTTCCGGAAGATATATTCACACCGGAAGATTTTAGTGAAGAGCATAAAATGATTGCCGATATGACTGAGAAGTTTGTGGTGAATGAAGTTATGCCTGCACTAAAAAAAATTGAAAATCAAGAATTCGATGAAACGGTCCGTCTTATTAAAGAAGCGGGAGAACTTGGATTAATCGGTGCTGATATTCCAGAACTAGATGGCGGATTAGAACTTGGGAAAGTGTGTGGCGCAATCATTTCTGAGAAGATGGCTATTAGCCGTTCTTTTTCCATTACATTCGGGGGACAAACTGGTATTGGTGCACTACCAATAGCTTATTTTGGGAATAAAAAGCAAAAGGATAAATATTTGCCTGTTTTATTAACTGGAAAAAAGATTGCTGCGTATGCGCTGACGGAGCCATCTGCTGGAACTGATGCAATGGGACTGAAAACAACTGCCAAGTTATCAGCTGATGGAAAATATTATGTGCTCAACGGAGAAAAACAGTGGATTACAAATTCGGCGTTTGCAGATATCTTTATTGTTTATGCAAAAATAGACAACGCTAAAATAACGGCATTTATCGTTGAAAAAGAGTACGAGGGTCTAACGACTGGTCCTGAAGAGAAAAAAATGGGGCTGAAAGGATCGTCAACTCGTTCACTCATCTTGGAAAATGTAAAAGTACCGATAGAAAATGTGATTGGAGAAATTGGTCGTGGTCATATCATCGCTTTTAATGTCTTAAATATTGGTCGTTTTAAATTATCTTCAACGGCACTTGGTATTTCCAAGCGATCGATTGAACTTGCGACAAAGTATGCCAATGAACGTAAACAGTTTCACAAGTCGATTTCTAGTTTTAATTTGATCAAACAAAAAATTGCTGATATGACGATTCAAACATTTGTCAATGAAAGTAGCGTTTATCGCACGGCTGGCGGAATGCAAAAAGGTTTTGAGGAAATGAAAGACAACGGTGCGAGTTACGGTGAAACGATTGCAGGTTTTGCTGTCGAATGTTCGATGAATAAAGTTTTGTCTTCCGAAACGCTAGATTTTGTTATCGATGAAGCCGTTCAAATTCATGGTGGGTATGGCTATATGGGTGAATATGAGGTAGAAACTCTTTACCGTGATTCACGTATCAATCGAATTTTTGAAGGTACAAATGAAATAAACAGAATCATAATAGCTTCTACATTGTTGAAACGTTATGTTGCAAAAAATCATTCAATACATCCTGAAAATGGGCCACTTCAACATGAAAAACAGACACTCCGTCTTTTGAAGGATTATTACCATGTGACAATCCAAGCGATTCATCAGGCTAGTATCGATAATATGAATGAAGAGCAAGAAATCGCGGCATTCCTTGCAAACCTTGCAATTGGTATTTACGCAAGTGAAAGTGCCATCCTGCGTGCTGAAAAAGCAATCAAGCAGTCTTGGGAAGAACAAAATGGACAAAAATTAGATTGTGCAAAAGTCTTTATTCATGAAATTGCGCAACGGAGTGCAATTGTAGGGTTAAATTTACTTAATCATCTTAACGATCATGAGGGGTTCTCACAGGCAACAGGACGGCTGATTGCAAGTAGTAAAGAAAATATAGTTGAAACAAAGAGGCGTATTGCTGATCGAGTAATTACGATAGAACGCTATATTGTTTAATTAATATGAAGAAGAGGTACTGAAAAATAAAAAAAGTAGAGTTTTTAACAGGTGTGTTATTGGGGGGAAATAGGTTTTTTATTGAGTGATAAAAGGAATTTTTCGTTGCTTTATTTGCCTATATATCCCTATTTTAACTGATTATAGTGCAGGGCTACTCGCCCCCCGCCCACAGGAAAGCGAGTAGCCTGTAGCGGAAATTCGTCTTTTAAATGTATAAAAATGGTCAATCAATACACCTGAATTTTTTATAATCGTTCAGAATATGCGAGAAAGTCGAGTCCCTACACGAAGCGAAAGAGAAGAAGGCTTACTTAGGGGCGCGTCGTCCTAAGTCGACGCCTTCATGACCAACTTCCAATTGTCTCAGGAAGCTCGGTATCGCTCATGGATAGCGTATGTCAGAGTAGTGGATCCAAATAGTAGATTTTTCAGGTAAGTCATTTTTCAGTTGCCTTAAGAATAGTGAAAGGAATGTATAGAATGACAGACATTGTTTTATTAGAAGGTGCACGTACGCCATTTGCAAAAATTTCAGGTTCATTCCGTGACATTACGGCTACTGAACTAGGTGTAATCGCAGCAAAAGAAGCAATTCGTAAATCAAATATCAACCCCAATGACATCGATCAAGTCGTATTCGGCAATGTTCAGCAATCGAGTAAAGATGCTCATATGTTAGCAAGACATGTTGGCTTGAAAGCGGGTACATCTCTTGAGGTACCTGCAGTCACAATCAACCGTGTCTGTGGTACTGGTATTGAGGCAATTTTAACTGGTGCACGCTATATTCTTACAGGAGAAGCGAATGTCGTTTTGGCCGGTGGTACTGAAAATATGAGCCAAGTACCTCACGTTATTCGCGGTGCGAGATGGGGAAGCCCTCTTGGAGGACCAATGGTTGAAGACTGGGTATGGGATGGCTTGCTTGATACGAACGCTGGATACACAATGTCGCAAACCGCAGAAAACCTTGCAGAAAAGTATAAAATAACACGTGAAGAAGTGGATGCCCATGCACTTTCTAGTCATGAGCGCGCTATCAAAGCGAGAGAAAAAGGCTATTTTAAAGAAGAAATTGTCTCTGTAAATGTAAAAGGAAGCAAAGGTGATACCATCGTTGAACATGACGAACATATCCGTGAGACAACTATGGAAAAGCTCGGGAAACTGGAAGCCCGTTTTGTTATGGGAGGGGTTGTTACACCTGGAAATGCAAGTGGAATGGTTGACGGTGCAGCGGCAGTTATTATTGCATCTAGCCATTATGCAGAGAAAAATGGATTGAAACCGATTGCGCGTCTTGTTTCATGGGATGTTGTTGGTGTTGATCCGAAATATATGGGGATTGGTCCGGTACCGGCAATTAGAGGAGCTTTGAAAAAAGCAAATTTACAGTTGGAAGATTTGGATTTGATCGAAATTAATGAGGCTTTCTCTGCACAATATTTAGCTTGTCAGAAGGAACTTGGATTTGACTTGGAAATAGGAAACGTTAATGGTGGTGCTGTTGCTCTCGGACATCCACTTGCAGCAAGCGGAACAAGAATTACGCATTCACTTATTTACGAATTAAAAAGACGTAATAAAAGGTATGGTGCAGCGGCAGTTTGCATCGGCGGGGGGCAAGGAATCGCAGCAATTTGGGAATCATTATAAAAAATATAAGTATTTCTAAGTGTTGTTCGTAGAAGTCGATTTGAGCATTTATTTCTAGCCAGTTGTTGGGACTATCTATAGTAGGAGAGGTGGAAAATTTGGATAACATTTTAATACATTCCAATGTCAGTGATTTATTGAAAATCAAAGCTAATAAATTGCCGAATCGGGAAGCAATCTATTATGAAAAAAGAAGAATGACTTACGGACAATTAGATCGTGAAGTGACAAAACTTGCACAAGGACTAATAAGTAATGGTATTAACAGCGGCGATCGCGTGGCGGTTGCCCTCATAAATTCAATTGAATTCGTCACATCATTATTTGCTATTGCACGTGTTGGAGCTGTTTTGATTCCTCTTAATCCATTTTTCACCAAGGAGGAAAGTTCCTATATAATGCAACAAACAGGAGCCAAAGCGTTACTTTGTGGGGAAGTAAGTTTTTATTCAGAACTTCGTGAAGAAATAGAATCGTTGGAGATTCTAATTTCCGTTGGTTTTCAGGCAGAGGGATATCTTTATTATGATGATTTATTAGTTGGTAATGAATTTGAAGATATTCACGTTGAGCCGAAGGGTAATTTATTTACAATTATGTTTACATCGGGCACAACAGGACGTCCAAAAGGTGCGATGCTAACACATGAAAATGTATTATTTAGTTCTGGTTCAGCTTCAAAAATTATGGAATGTACAGAGGATGATGTGTTTTTAATTCCAAATCCATTATTTCATATTATGGGTATCACATTTCTCCTTCGGGCAGTATTTTGTGGTGGGAAATTAGTGATAATGGGGAAGTATTCAGTGACAGGGGCATTGGCACTCATCGAATCAGAAAAAGTAACTGTACATCCAGGAGTTCCAACGATGTTTATATTGGAACTGAATTCTCCTGATTTTGAGAAATATGACTTAAGTTCCCTTCGAACAGGTGAAATGGCTGCTGCACCATGTCCGGTGGAAGTTGTAAAAAAAATACGGACGGATATGAACTGCAATATTTTAATCGCATATGGCTCAACTGAAACGTCTGCAACACTTACCCTGACTGGATTTGATGCCGATGATAAGGCTCGTTCGGAGACAGTGGGGCAACCGATACCTGGCGTGGAATTAAAAGTGGTCGATGAAAATCGTCAGGAGTGTAAGGTCAGCGAGGTTGGTGAACTTGCTTGTAAAGGTCCTGGCGTGACTAAAGGATATTACAATATGCCGATAGAAACTGCTCAAGCGATTGATCAGGAAGGTTGGTTTTATACAGGAGATTTGGCTACAATCGATGAAAATGGTTACGTTCGTATAGTCGGTCGGAAAAAAGAAATGATTATTAAAGGTGGATTTAATATTTATCCGCGGGAATTAGAAGAGACGCTTCATCAATATCCAGCTATTTTGGAAGCGGCAGTCATCGGTCTTCCAGATGCGATATTTGGCGAATTGACATATGCCTGTGTTGTCCTTCGAGAAGGGGAGGCATCTACAGAAGAGGAATTACTTGCTTTTATGAAAGAGCGGTTTGTCAAATACAAAATTCCAGACAAGTTCCTCATTCTAGATAAGTTACCCGTCACTGCGTCAGGGAAGATAAGCAAAATAAAGTTGAAAGAAGAGCTAGTTAAGTATAATCAACCCCTTTCAACTTAGTATGAGATAGGACTATTACCACGTCTGATGCGCATTCTAATAATTGGATATTTTATCAGGAGTGTTGATTGGGAAAAAATAGGTTTATTATTGAGCGATAAAAAGATCTATTTATTCAGGTGTGTTGATTAACCATTTTTATACATTCTAAGAGGCAGATTTCCGCTACGGGCTACTCGTTTTGCCACTGACGCTTCACTTTCGCACATATAAAACATTTGTAGCTGACGCTTCGCTTTCGCTACAGAAAACAATTGCTGCCGCTACGTTACACTATGCTTTCGCACAGAAAACATTCGCTCCGTGCAGGGTCTCGTCTGTCTCGCTTTCCAGTGGGAATCGAGTAGCCCTACTCTACAATCAGTTAAAATAGGAATATATTGGATCATCACAATAACGTGTGGTTGATTTCTTTGATAGAAAGAGCTTGTTTTTCGATAAAAGCCTAAAAAGTTTCGATAAAATGAGATTTTGTTTCGATAAAAGCTCAAATAGTTTCGATAAAGAGCGATTTTGTTTCGATACTAAGAAAAGAGTTGTCTCTTGCGCTGAGACAACTCTTTTCTATGGCTCTTCGACAAAAAACGAGGGGGTGATTTCCTTTCCAGCTGGATACTTTCCTGGGGCGTCCGATGAGCCGCTTTACTCGCGTTGCTCGTTGCAGGGTCTTATCTGTGACGCTAATCTCCAAGGAGTTGCCCATCAGAACGAAGATCAACTAATACATGGCATATGTTTTAACAAATATCATCCATAACTTTTTGTGATGAGCCAACAAAAATCCTTTTTTTCGCTCAAAAATTAAACCTATTTTTTCCTAATCAACACGCCTGCTATTTATTACCACTTTGCTAATATATTAGATGAAAATAACAAAGATAACTATTGGTTTATCCCTAAAAATGATTAACCCTAGTGTAATCAGTATTTATTGTTAAAAGTTGTATGGAAAATTGATATGTCTATCGTTTCTTTTAAGATGATTTATCTATAGGAATCTATTTTGATTAATTATTGTC
Proteins encoded in this region:
- a CDS encoding enoyl-CoA hydratase-related protein, which produces MIYKSLLVEVENNIATITINRPPVNPLNTQVFNELSDVFSKLDEEDDVRAIVLTGSGEKAFVAGADISEMAGLDLVGINKMNKVSRSVFTQIENSTKPVIAALNGMALGGGLELALVCDLRISTEKAKFAFPEVGLGIIPGGGGTQRLPKIVGQGIAKELLYFGEMFDAVRALELGIVNKVVPAEEVIPVAKEWSKKLAQKPPVALQMVKQAVNAGSNTDIESGLIIEAACFGNAFSTEDRKEGLNAFVEKRKPVYIGR
- a CDS encoding ABC transporter substrate-binding protein, yielding MKKFLKGKLVAILSLVFILVVAGCGIENAEEASGKKNEEGVIKIGVIVAETGPASTLGSAQAKTVELLQKQLDEAGPIDGKKIQLIKQDYETNDTKAVVAMDKLISEDVVAVIGATQSSTTMAIIPKAIEKKLPLLTIAPIESESEYVYSMAQSTTVIAMPIVEYLKKNNIKNVAWVNASDGFGVTGKPAFEALAKENGIEIIAHEEFDATATDMTIQLTKVRKKDPEAIIVWSRTPGAGIIARNFKAMNFDIPMIQSTAAANQGFLEQVKDNNENIMVVGSKLSVIDQLPDSDQKEMLKAFSDAYKKEFNSEPDLFAAHLLDGVNVVVKAIKAGNVTSEDIHTYLQNDLGKYLGATGTFDFGVSQASPEPDGISVLSIENNDWKFTE
- a CDS encoding ABC transporter ATP-binding protein, with amino-acid sequence MFKVESLSSRIGKIQILHSLDFHVDKGEIVSIIGANGAGKSTLLNTLAGIYTPVEGKVILQDDLISGLPAHKIVGKGLCLVPEGRQVFPGHTVKENLTLGIYSKYYKDRKHVEENLEKMLNLFPGLKKHYHRIGGNLSGGEQQMLAIGRALMSDPKIILLDEPSMGLAPKIVNEILEILVRIKEEMGTMVILVEQNVKAALKVADRAYVMDQGKFIMDGTNEEISSNPEVKSAYLGIKVG
- a CDS encoding acetyl-CoA C-acetyltransferase is translated as MTDIVLLEGARTPFAKISGSFRDITATELGVIAAKEAIRKSNINPNDIDQVVFGNVQQSSKDAHMLARHVGLKAGTSLEVPAVTINRVCGTGIEAILTGARYILTGEANVVLAGGTENMSQVPHVIRGARWGSPLGGPMVEDWVWDGLLDTNAGYTMSQTAENLAEKYKITREEVDAHALSSHERAIKAREKGYFKEEIVSVNVKGSKGDTIVEHDEHIRETTMEKLGKLEARFVMGGVVTPGNASGMVDGAAAVIIASSHYAEKNGLKPIARLVSWDVVGVDPKYMGIGPVPAIRGALKKANLQLEDLDLIEINEAFSAQYLACQKELGFDLEIGNVNGGAVALGHPLAASGTRITHSLIYELKRRNKRYGAAAVCIGGGQGIAAIWESL
- a CDS encoding acyl-CoA dehydrogenase family protein, translating into MLIEEMETNSFLSGSIVPEDIFTPEDFSEEHKMIADMTEKFVVNEVMPALKKIENQEFDETVRLIKEAGELGLIGADIPELDGGLELGKVCGAIISEKMAISRSFSITFGGQTGIGALPIAYFGNKKQKDKYLPVLLTGKKIAAYALTEPSAGTDAMGLKTTAKLSADGKYYVLNGEKQWITNSAFADIFIVYAKIDNAKITAFIVEKEYEGLTTGPEEKKMGLKGSSTRSLILENVKVPIENVIGEIGRGHIIAFNVLNIGRFKLSSTALGISKRSIELATKYANERKQFHKSISSFNLIKQKIADMTIQTFVNESSVYRTAGGMQKGFEEMKDNGASYGETIAGFAVECSMNKVLSSETLDFVIDEAVQIHGGYGYMGEYEVETLYRDSRINRIFEGTNEINRIIIASTLLKRYVAKNHSIHPENGPLQHEKQTLRLLKDYYHVTIQAIHQASIDNMNEEQEIAAFLANLAIGIYASESAILRAEKAIKQSWEEQNGQKLDCAKVFIHEIAQRSAIVGLNLLNHLNDHEGFSQATGRLIASSKENIVETKRRIADRVITIERYIV
- a CDS encoding 3-hydroxyacyl-CoA dehydrogenase family protein; the encoded protein is MMIKTIGVVGAGSMGAGIANLAALNGFNVVLRDIKDSYLEGAMARINKFMSKSVERGKMTEEQKQETLSRIQTTTKLEDLKDVDVVIEAVLEDLDLKKEVFSQLDEIVREDVIITTNTSSMSITEIAATTKRPDRVAGMHFFNPAQLMKLVEIVRGYETSDDTVSALKALSVQLKKEVVEVKKDTPGFIVNRIMIPQFIEAIRLLEEGVASAEDIDKAVKFGLNYPMGPFELQDYAGVDIGYHVMEYFNNEFNDPRFAPPLLMKQMMRAGRFGKKSGAGFYDYEEKKELVKK
- a CDS encoding branched-chain amino acid ABC transporter permease, which encodes MEKVETILYGRRWKSFLGFIALILLLPLVVSSQYVFTLLILIGIYCIITIGLSLLIGYAGQISIGHAAFVGIGAYVSGVLTVKYSVSPWIAMGIGMVATFIIAYLIGMQVLKLKGHILALATIAINVIVYILLVGLSDYTGGAGGLVGIPNLSLLGLDLGNQVNFYFFVWSIVFVVILFSTNIIRSSVGRILRSIHDSEIGTETLGVNVTKYKVAIFALSAVYASLAGSLYAHYINFIAPPTFYISFSILLLVMVMVGGVHSIWGAIIGTASIMFLNEVIRFVGHTYFNINGEVEIVVYGLIIILVMIFMPKGLVGILDVRKISPVRSSIKKDVTIEKNVASEKGV
- a CDS encoding ABC transporter ATP-binding protein; translated protein: MGNLLQVNGLTKKFGGVTAVNDVSFHVGEGEIVAVIGPNGAGKTTLFNMISSYIQPTDGEVLFKGKKISGRKIFDLAHLGISRTFQNLQIFSNMTVLENVMMGTSVNIKTNVFSAGFRLPTVKRDEEYAFKAAYEVLTMMEMSDLLHEQAGQLSYGLQKKLEFARAIVYKPELIMLDEPMAGLNDAETNTMAGYISDLKEKGHSFLFVEHKMATIMQLADRIVVLDFGAKIAEGTPDEIQKNEKVISAYLGEEAI